A part of Marinobacter psychrophilus genomic DNA contains:
- a CDS encoding glutamate synthase-related protein, with product MKSKSSFLSAIATVDKRAILPLPDSRNIHEECALEHKHDIEAKIKHAQQYGLYNPANEHDACGIGFIAHIKGHKSHSIVKQGLLILKNLAHRGAVGADKLMGDGAGVLIQLPDQYYRDEMAKQGVELPPPEEYGVGMIFLPKETTSRIACEQEIESVVRAEGQVVLGWRNVPVDTEMPMSPTVREKEPVIRQIFIGRGPDITVSDALERKLYVIRKSSSHAIQALDLPHGKEFFVPSMSARTIVYKGLLLAAQVGLYYKDLQDERCVSALALVHQRFSTNTFPEWPLAHPFRLIAHNGEINTVKGNVNWMRAREGVMKSTVLGDDLQKLFPLIDDVQSDTACFDDALELLLMAGYPIAQAMMMMIPEAWENHTLMDDNRRAFYEYHAAMMEPWDGPAAIAFTDGRYIGGTLDRNGLRPARYIVTDDDLVVMASESGVLPIPESRIIKKWRLQPGKMFLIDLEAGRIIDDQEIKDTYANAKPYESWINSVRINLDDIKLHETTLNDIKTQTSAENTRASLLDRQQAFGYTQEDVRVLMSPMALNAEEATGSMGNDSPPAVMSDKLKPLYHYFKQMFAQVTNPPIDPIREAMVMSLVSFIGPRPNLLDVNNNNPPMRLEVSKPILDYSDIAKLRNISAHTSGNFKSYELNICYPVASGKDGMEVRLASVCAQAVDAIKSGHNVLIVSDRKVNAEQVAIPALLATSAIHLHLVSTGFRTSTGLVVETGSARETHHFALLAGFGAEAIHPYLAMDTLAEMANRLSGDLSPEKAIQNFQKALAKGLLKVMSKMGISTYMSYCGAQVFEAIGLNKSLIDKYFKGTASNIEGIGVVEVAEEALRLHQQAYGSDPVLAHALDAGGEYAFRVRGEEHMWTPDAIAKLQHSTRSNSFSTYQEYAQIINDQSKRHMTLRGLFEFKLDPSKAIALDDVEPAKEIVKRFATGAMSLGSISTEAHATLAVAMNRIGGKSNTGEGGEDPSRYRQEMKGIPVKQGETMASVIGHDQIEADIVLQDGDSVRSRIKQVAAGRFGVTAAYLDSADQIQVKMAQGAKPGEGGQLPGYKVSEYIAKLRFSVPGVGLISPPPHHDIYSIEDLAQLIHDLKNVNPSASISIKLVSEVGVGTVAVGVTKAKADHVVIAGHDGGTGATPLSSLKHAGTPWELGLAETQQTLVLNGLRSRIRVQADGQMKTGRDIVIAAMLGADEIGFATAPLVVEGCIMLRKCHLNTCSVGIATQDPLLRAKFSGKPEHVVNYFFFVAEEARQLMAQLGIRTFDELIGRVDLLDKSKAITHWKAKGLDFSKIFYQPEVPASVPRYHTEEQDHGLEKALDHQLIAQAKAALEKGEKVSFTLPVRNVNRTVGTMLSGVVAKKYGHEGLPDDTIHIQLLGTAGQSAGAFLAHGITLDLVGEGNDYVGKGLSGGRIIVRPNTEFPGLADDNIIIGNTVLYGAIAGEAFFNGVSGERFAVRNSGAITVVEGVGDHGCEYMTGGTVVVFGHTGRNFAAGMSGGIAYVWDPDGDFAKKCNMAMVTLEPVLAHAEQEAKVDRSIWHSLLRGDQSETDEAILKCLIERHFKYTGSTHARNLLDDWSNGRNKFIKVFPNEYKRALSEMNVARVPIRQKEKNAV from the coding sequence ATGAAGTCCAAATCGTCATTCTTGTCCGCCATCGCCACGGTGGATAAACGCGCCATTTTGCCGCTGCCCGATTCCCGCAACATCCATGAGGAGTGCGCTTTGGAACACAAGCACGACATCGAAGCCAAAATCAAACACGCCCAGCAATACGGCCTTTACAACCCTGCCAACGAGCATGATGCCTGCGGCATCGGTTTTATCGCCCATATCAAAGGCCATAAAAGCCATTCCATCGTTAAGCAAGGCTTGCTCATCCTGAAGAATCTCGCCCATCGCGGCGCGGTCGGTGCCGACAAGTTGATGGGCGACGGCGCGGGCGTTCTGATTCAACTGCCGGATCAGTACTATCGCGACGAGATGGCCAAGCAGGGTGTCGAACTGCCGCCGCCCGAAGAATATGGCGTAGGCATGATTTTCTTGCCGAAAGAAACGACATCCCGTATCGCATGCGAGCAAGAGATAGAAAGTGTGGTGCGCGCCGAAGGGCAGGTCGTGCTGGGTTGGCGCAACGTGCCAGTCGACACCGAGATGCCGATGTCGCCTACCGTGCGTGAAAAAGAGCCGGTGATCCGCCAGATCTTCATAGGTCGCGGGCCAGACATCACGGTGAGCGACGCGCTGGAACGTAAACTGTACGTGATTCGTAAGTCTTCCAGTCACGCGATCCAGGCGCTGGATTTGCCCCACGGCAAAGAGTTTTTCGTACCCTCGATGTCGGCCCGTACCATTGTTTACAAGGGTTTACTGCTGGCAGCTCAAGTCGGTCTTTATTACAAAGACTTACAGGATGAGCGCTGCGTTTCCGCACTGGCACTGGTGCATCAACGTTTTTCAACCAATACCTTTCCGGAATGGCCGCTGGCCCACCCTTTTCGTCTGATTGCCCACAATGGCGAGATCAATACCGTCAAGGGCAATGTCAACTGGATGCGCGCGCGTGAAGGCGTGATGAAATCCACCGTGCTGGGCGACGATTTGCAAAAATTGTTCCCGCTGATTGACGACGTGCAGTCTGACACCGCGTGCTTCGATGACGCGCTTGAACTGCTGCTGATGGCAGGCTATCCGATCGCGCAAGCGATGATGATGATGATCCCCGAAGCCTGGGAAAATCACACGTTGATGGACGACAACCGCCGCGCCTTTTACGAATACCACGCCGCGATGATGGAACCGTGGGATGGCCCTGCCGCGATAGCGTTCACCGATGGTCGTTACATCGGTGGCACGCTGGATCGCAACGGTTTGCGTCCCGCGCGCTATATCGTAACGGACGACGACCTGGTGGTGATGGCATCCGAATCCGGCGTGCTGCCGATTCCCGAATCCAGAATTATCAAGAAATGGCGCCTGCAGCCTGGCAAGATGTTCCTGATCGACCTCGAAGCTGGGCGCATCATCGATGACCAGGAAATTAAAGATACCTACGCCAACGCCAAGCCTTACGAGTCGTGGATCAATTCGGTGCGTATCAATCTGGACGACATTAAGCTTCACGAAACCACGCTCAACGACATCAAGACGCAAACATCGGCAGAAAATACCCGCGCATCCTTGCTTGACCGTCAGCAGGCATTTGGCTACACCCAGGAAGACGTCAGGGTATTGATGTCGCCGATGGCGCTGAATGCCGAAGAAGCGACGGGCTCAATGGGCAACGACTCGCCGCCGGCTGTGATGTCTGACAAGCTCAAACCGCTGTATCACTACTTCAAGCAGATGTTTGCGCAAGTGACGAATCCGCCGATCGATCCGATCCGCGAGGCGATGGTAATGTCACTGGTATCCTTTATAGGCCCCAGGCCAAACCTGCTCGACGTCAATAACAACAATCCGCCGATGCGCTTGGAAGTATCGAAACCGATTCTGGACTATTCAGACATCGCCAAGCTGCGCAACATCAGCGCCCACACCAGCGGTAATTTCAAATCCTACGAACTGAACATTTGCTATCCGGTGGCCTCGGGTAAAGACGGCATGGAAGTGCGCCTGGCATCGGTGTGCGCGCAAGCGGTGGATGCAATCAAATCGGGCCATAATGTCCTGATCGTGTCCGACCGCAAGGTGAACGCCGAGCAAGTAGCGATCCCGGCCTTGCTCGCGACGTCGGCAATCCATTTGCACCTGGTTAGCACGGGTTTTCGCACGTCAACCGGCCTGGTGGTGGAAACCGGTTCTGCCCGCGAAACGCATCATTTCGCGCTGCTGGCCGGTTTTGGCGCAGAAGCCATCCACCCGTATCTGGCAATGGATACGCTAGCGGAAATGGCCAACAGATTGTCCGGTGACTTATCGCCGGAAAAAGCCATCCAGAATTTCCAGAAAGCGCTCGCCAAGGGTTTGTTGAAGGTGATGTCGAAAATGGGCATATCGACTTATATGTCGTACTGCGGCGCGCAAGTTTTCGAAGCGATCGGCTTGAATAAGTCGCTTATCGACAAATATTTCAAAGGCACTGCATCCAATATTGAAGGTATCGGCGTCGTCGAAGTAGCAGAAGAGGCGTTACGTCTGCATCAGCAAGCTTACGGCAGCGATCCGGTTTTGGCGCATGCGCTCGATGCCGGCGGTGAATACGCGTTTCGCGTGCGCGGCGAAGAGCACATGTGGACGCCGGATGCGATTGCCAAGCTGCAGCATTCGACCCGATCCAACAGTTTTAGCACTTACCAAGAATATGCACAGATCATCAATGACCAAAGCAAGCGGCATATGACCCTGCGCGGTTTGTTTGAATTCAAGCTGGACCCGTCTAAGGCGATTGCGCTGGATGACGTCGAGCCGGCGAAAGAAATCGTCAAGCGCTTCGCCACTGGCGCAATGTCGCTTGGCTCGATCAGCACCGAAGCGCACGCCACGTTGGCGGTCGCAATGAACCGTATCGGCGGCAAGTCCAACACCGGCGAAGGCGGTGAAGATCCGAGCCGTTATCGCCAAGAGATGAAAGGCATCCCGGTCAAGCAGGGCGAGACCATGGCATCTGTTATCGGCCATGACCAGATTGAAGCCGATATTGTCTTGCAAGATGGCGATTCGGTGCGCTCCAGGATCAAGCAGGTCGCGGCGGGTCGCTTTGGCGTGACAGCCGCGTATTTGGATTCCGCTGATCAAATCCAGGTCAAGATGGCACAAGGCGCCAAGCCGGGAGAAGGTGGGCAGTTGCCGGGCTACAAAGTGTCTGAATATATCGCAAAATTGCGTTTCTCGGTGCCGGGCGTGGGCTTGATTTCGCCGCCGCCGCATCATGATATTTATTCGATCGAAGACTTGGCGCAGCTGATTCACGATTTGAAAAATGTAAACCCTAGCGCGTCGATCTCCATTAAGTTGGTGTCCGAAGTCGGGGTTGGCACGGTCGCGGTCGGCGTCACCAAGGCCAAGGCCGATCACGTGGTGATTGCCGGTCATGATGGCGGCACCGGCGCCACGCCGTTGTCTTCACTCAAACATGCGGGAACACCTTGGGAACTGGGCTTGGCGGAAACCCAGCAAACGCTGGTGCTGAACGGATTGCGCAGCCGCATTCGGGTACAAGCCGATGGCCAAATGAAAACCGGCCGAGATATCGTCATTGCGGCCATGCTGGGCGCGGACGAAATCGGTTTTGCAACCGCCCCGCTAGTGGTTGAGGGCTGCATTATGTTGCGTAAATGCCACCTCAATACCTGCTCGGTCGGCATCGCGACACAAGACCCGCTGCTACGCGCCAAGTTCTCCGGCAAGCCAGAACATGTAGTCAACTATTTCTTCTTTGTAGCCGAGGAAGCGCGGCAGTTGATGGCGCAACTCGGTATACGCACATTTGATGAATTGATCGGTCGCGTCGACTTGCTCGACAAGTCAAAAGCGATTACGCATTGGAAGGCCAAGGGGCTTGATTTCAGCAAGATTTTCTATCAGCCGGAAGTACCTGCTTCGGTACCTCGCTATCACACGGAGGAGCAGGACCACGGCTTGGAAAAAGCGCTTGACCATCAGCTGATCGCGCAAGCGAAAGCAGCGCTCGAAAAAGGTGAAAAAGTCTCGTTCACTTTGCCGGTCAGGAACGTTAACCGCACGGTTGGCACCATGCTGTCTGGCGTCGTTGCCAAAAAATACGGTCACGAAGGCTTGCCCGACGATACCATTCACATCCAGTTACTAGGGACTGCAGGTCAATCGGCCGGCGCGTTTCTGGCGCACGGCATTACGCTAGATCTAGTCGGCGAAGGTAATGATTACGTCGGCAAAGGTTTATCGGGCGGACGCATTATTGTCCGTCCGAATACAGAGTTTCCCGGTTTGGCAGACGACAATATTATCATCGGTAACACCGTTTTATACGGCGCGATCGCCGGCGAGGCATTTTTCAACGGCGTCTCCGGCGAGCGTTTCGCAGTGCGTAATTCCGGCGCCATTACAGTGGTTGAAGGTGTCGGCGATCATGGATGCGAATATATGACGGGCGGCACAGTGGTGGTTTTCGGACATACCGGCCGCAACTTTGCCGCCGGTATGTCTGGCGGTATTGCTTACGTGTGGGACCCTGACGGTGATTTTGCCAAAAAATGCAATATGGCGATGGTCACGCTGGAACCTGTCCTCGCCCACGCCGAGCAAGAAGCGAAAGTCGATCGCTCGATATGGCATAGCCTGCTGCGTGGCGATCAAAGTGAGACTGACGAGGCGATTCTAAAGTGCCTGATTGAGCGCCATTTCAAGTACACCGGCAGCACGCATGCACGCAATTTGCTGGATGACTGGTCCAATGGCCGCAACAAATTTATCAAAGTGTTCCCGAACGAGTACAAACGCGCACTGAGTGAGATGAATGTGGCGCGAGTGCCTATTCGGCAGAAAGAAAAAAACGCAGTGTAA
- a CDS encoding MarR family winged helix-turn-helix transcriptional regulator → MKLDVTKLSMIKELEMNGRANAELVFHLGRIASGEGLAEGLTAAQWAALRYFAQANRFSQTPSAFAAFHATTRGTASQTIKSLETQGYLTRMRSEDDRRSVRLVLTEKARGILANDPFESLVRAAESLPPSVQSHFASALQRLLGQVTQERGKPHFGVCTSCQHLESDGCSRDGQAPYTCGFMSAPLFLEELDGVCINFIQGKPVTVKGSVTGAEPR, encoded by the coding sequence TTGAAATTAGACGTCACCAAATTGAGTATGATCAAGGAGCTGGAAATGAACGGTCGCGCTAACGCGGAATTGGTCTTTCACTTGGGACGCATAGCGTCCGGCGAGGGTCTCGCAGAGGGGCTGACAGCAGCCCAATGGGCTGCGCTTAGATACTTCGCACAGGCCAACCGTTTCTCGCAAACGCCGTCCGCCTTCGCCGCATTTCATGCTACAACGCGGGGTACGGCGTCACAGACAATCAAAAGCCTCGAAACCCAAGGCTATCTGACACGCATGCGGTCAGAGGACGACAGGCGCAGTGTCCGGCTCGTTCTGACCGAGAAAGCCCGGGGCATTCTTGCGAACGACCCCTTCGAATCTCTGGTCCGTGCTGCGGAATCACTACCTCCCAGTGTCCAAAGTCATTTTGCCAGTGCCTTGCAACGCTTGCTCGGCCAGGTGACGCAAGAAAGAGGCAAGCCTCACTTCGGCGTCTGCACGTCGTGTCAACATCTGGAAAGCGACGGCTGCAGTCGGGACGGGCAGGCGCCCTATACGTGCGGTTTCATGAGCGCGCCCCTGTTTTTGGAAGAACTCGACGGAGTCTGCATCAACTTTATCCAGGGCAAACCGGTAACGGTGAAAGGCTCTGTCACCGGAGCTGAACCGCGATGA
- a CDS encoding protein adenylyltransferase SelO — MGALTSHQQESRGPSRMMTGMCFDNSYARLPATFYQHCEPLPVAAPELLVLNKPLAGELGMDDSDLMANSDHLTQLFAGNRLPMNAQPLAMAYAGHQFGQFMPQLGDDRAILLGEVIDGCQQRRDLQLNGAGRTPFAGSGDGRSPLGPAIREYLVSEAMHALGVPTTRALALTTTGEKIYRQGAEAAAVLARVASCHIRVGTFEYFARRQQWQPLRQLADYSIARIAPELMIDPDPYLALLRLMVARQAKLVAHWMSLGFVHGVMNTDNMSLAGETLDYSSCAFLDHYDPDAVFSPIDITGRYAYNSQGFAAQWNLARLAEALLALFDGSESQAVAQTSRAVQEFWPMYEEHLLDLMRARLGLEAVMPEDRQLIQDLRQLLALQKVDYHTFFLSLAEDVEGGGITAGLFGADAGDYLNWYRRWHLRLTLTGRSPCQCAHAMATANPVVIPRNHLVEHAIRRAQEGDFSEFHQLLEAVTRPFEKPANARYLQPPKPEDVLRSTLYGT, encoded by the coding sequence ATGGGCGCGCTTACCAGCCATCAGCAAGAAAGCCGAGGCCCGTCACGAATGATGACGGGAATGTGCTTCGATAACAGCTATGCCCGCCTGCCCGCCACCTTTTATCAACACTGTGAGCCTCTCCCAGTAGCGGCACCAGAATTGCTCGTACTGAACAAACCTCTGGCCGGGGAACTGGGGATGGATGATTCAGACTTGATGGCAAATAGCGATCACTTAACGCAACTGTTTGCCGGTAACCGGTTGCCGATGAATGCACAGCCACTGGCCATGGCCTATGCCGGGCACCAGTTTGGCCAATTTATGCCGCAACTGGGAGACGACCGGGCGATTCTTCTGGGTGAGGTTATCGACGGCTGCCAACAGCGCCGTGACCTGCAACTGAATGGCGCAGGCCGGACACCGTTTGCAGGGAGTGGAGATGGCCGTTCGCCGCTCGGACCGGCAATACGTGAATATCTGGTGAGTGAGGCGATGCATGCGCTGGGTGTTCCCACTACCCGAGCACTGGCGTTGACGACAACCGGCGAAAAAATATACCGCCAGGGAGCGGAGGCGGCAGCTGTTCTGGCAAGAGTGGCCAGCTGCCATATTCGGGTAGGTACCTTTGAGTATTTCGCCCGGCGTCAACAGTGGCAGCCATTGCGGCAGCTGGCTGATTACAGCATTGCCCGCATAGCCCCTGAATTGATGATCGACCCCGATCCGTATCTCGCGCTGTTGCGCCTGATGGTAGCGCGGCAGGCAAAGCTGGTCGCACACTGGATGAGTTTGGGGTTTGTTCATGGGGTGATGAACACCGACAACATGTCTCTGGCCGGCGAAACCCTGGATTATAGCTCCTGCGCCTTCCTTGATCATTACGACCCCGATGCGGTGTTCAGTCCGATCGACATTACCGGCCGGTATGCATACAACAGCCAGGGTTTCGCGGCGCAATGGAACCTTGCTCGTCTGGCTGAGGCCCTGCTTGCACTTTTTGATGGGTCAGAATCCCAAGCCGTGGCCCAGACCTCGCGGGCGGTGCAGGAGTTCTGGCCAATGTACGAAGAACATCTGCTAGACCTGATGCGGGCCCGCCTTGGCCTGGAGGCTGTGATGCCGGAGGACCGCCAGTTGATTCAGGATCTGCGGCAGCTGTTGGCCCTGCAGAAAGTGGATTACCACACTTTTTTCCTGAGCCTGGCAGAGGATGTGGAGGGCGGCGGCATCACGGCAGGGCTTTTCGGTGCTGATGCCGGTGATTATCTGAACTGGTACCGACGTTGGCATCTCAGGCTGACACTGACCGGCCGCAGCCCTTGCCAGTGTGCGCATGCAATGGCTACGGCAAACCCTGTGGTTATACCGCGCAATCATCTGGTAGAACACGCCATTCGGCGGGCCCAAGAGGGAGATTTCAGTGAGTTTCACCAACTTCTGGAGGCTGTCACCCGGCCGTTCGAGAAGCCGGCAAACGCTCGATATCTGCAGCCACCGAAGCCGGAGGATGTCTTGCGCAGCACGCTTTATGGCACTTGA
- the sufB gene encoding Fe-S cluster assembly protein SufB, translated as MATTDKEVNELVKREYEHGFVTEIESDTFEPGLNEDVIARLSGLKKEPEWMLEWRLKAYRRWLEMDEPNWAHVGYPKIDYNSISYYSAPKRKEDMLQSLDEVDPELLRTYEKLGIPLHEREQLAGVAVDAVFDSVSVATTFKEPLAKAGVIFCSMSEAIQEHPELVKKYLGSVVPAGDNFFAGLNSAVFSDGTFVYIPKGVRCPMELSTYFRINAANTGQFERTLIIAEDSSYVSYLEGCTAPMRDENQLHAAVVELVALDDAQIKYSTVQNWYPGDENGKGGIFNFVTKRGAAIGKNSKISWTQVETGSAVTWKYPSCILRGENSVGEFYSVALTNNYQQADTGTKMIHLGKNTSSTIIAKGISASNSSNAYRGLVKFGPGAEGARNFTQCDSLLIGDRCGAHTFPYIESKNKSGIIEHEATTSKVSDEQMFLCRQRGINPEQAVSMIVNGFCKEVFKELPMEFAVEAGKLLEVSLEGSVG; from the coding sequence ATGGCGACCACTGATAAAGAAGTGAACGAGCTGGTCAAGCGGGAATACGAACACGGTTTCGTGACTGAGATTGAATCCGACACTTTCGAACCTGGATTGAACGAGGACGTGATTGCCCGCCTTTCCGGCCTTAAGAAAGAGCCGGAATGGATGCTGGAGTGGCGGCTAAAGGCCTATCGTCGTTGGCTGGAAATGGATGAGCCGAACTGGGCGCACGTGGGTTACCCAAAAATTGACTACAACTCAATTTCCTATTATTCCGCGCCCAAGCGCAAAGAAGACATGCTCCAGAGCCTGGACGAAGTCGACCCGGAGCTACTCAGAACCTACGAAAAACTGGGCATCCCCCTGCACGAGCGTGAACAGCTGGCAGGCGTGGCGGTCGATGCCGTGTTTGACTCAGTTTCAGTAGCGACAACGTTCAAAGAACCACTCGCCAAAGCAGGCGTGATTTTCTGCTCCATGTCCGAAGCCATTCAGGAACACCCGGAGCTGGTCAAAAAATATCTGGGTTCTGTCGTTCCGGCGGGTGACAACTTCTTTGCTGGCCTGAACTCTGCGGTCTTCTCCGACGGCACCTTCGTGTACATACCGAAAGGCGTGCGTTGCCCCATGGAACTGTCTACCTATTTCCGCATTAACGCAGCCAACACTGGGCAGTTCGAACGCACCCTGATCATCGCCGAAGACAGCAGCTACGTCAGCTATTTGGAAGGCTGCACCGCGCCTATGCGGGATGAAAATCAGCTCCACGCAGCTGTGGTCGAACTGGTGGCCCTGGACGACGCCCAGATCAAGTACTCCACCGTTCAGAACTGGTATCCAGGCGATGAAAACGGCAAGGGCGGCATCTTCAACTTCGTTACCAAACGTGGCGCTGCCATCGGTAAAAACTCCAAGATTTCCTGGACTCAGGTAGAAACCGGCTCTGCCGTTACCTGGAAGTATCCGAGCTGCATCCTTCGGGGCGAAAACAGCGTTGGCGAATTCTACTCCGTGGCGCTGACCAACAATTACCAGCAGGCCGACACTGGCACCAAGATGATCCACCTCGGCAAGAATACGTCCAGCACTATCATCGCCAAAGGGATTTCTGCCAGTAACAGCTCGAACGCCTATCGTGGCCTGGTGAAGTTTGGCCCAGGCGCAGAGGGTGCGCGCAACTTTACCCAGTGCGATTCACTGCTGATTGGCGACCGCTGCGGTGCGCATACCTTTCCGTACATCGAGAGCAAAAATAAATCGGGCATTATCGAGCATGAAGCCACGACCTCCAAGGTCAGCGACGAACAAATGTTCCTTTGTCGTCAGCGCGGAATCAACCCTGAACAGGCCGTTTCGATGATTGTGAACGGCTTCTGTAAAGAGGTGTTCAAGGAACTGCCGATGGAGTTCGCCGTTGAAGCTGGCAAATTGCTTGAGGTGAGCCTTGAAGGCTCTGTCGGTTAA
- the sufC gene encoding Fe-S cluster assembly ATPase SufC: protein MLNIKNLHASVEGEEILKGINLEIKAGEIHAIMGPNGSGKSTLSQVLAGSENFEVTEGEVTFNGENLLDLKTEERAREGIFLAFQYPVEIPGVSNLQFLRTAVNSMRGHRGEPEMNAAEFMKHAREVSMQVDLDPAFLKRGVNEGFSGGEKKRNEILQALLLQPKLAILDETDSGLDIDALHVVSDGVNALRAKDRAILMVTHYQRLLNHIVPDYVHVLADGKIVKSGGRELAYELEERGYGWLNVKDKEATDS, encoded by the coding sequence ATGCTGAACATCAAAAATCTACACGCGTCCGTTGAAGGTGAAGAAATCCTCAAGGGCATCAACCTGGAAATTAAAGCCGGGGAAATTCACGCCATTATGGGTCCCAATGGCTCAGGTAAAAGCACCTTGTCACAGGTGCTGGCAGGCAGTGAAAACTTTGAAGTCACCGAGGGTGAAGTCACCTTCAACGGTGAAAATCTGCTGGACCTAAAAACCGAAGAACGGGCCCGCGAAGGCATTTTCCTGGCGTTTCAGTACCCGGTAGAGATTCCAGGCGTCAGCAACCTGCAGTTCCTGCGCACCGCCGTCAATTCCATGCGCGGCCACCGTGGCGAGCCGGAGATGAATGCGGCTGAGTTTATGAAACATGCGAGGGAAGTATCCATGCAAGTTGATCTGGATCCGGCCTTCCTTAAGCGCGGCGTAAACGAGGGCTTTTCCGGCGGCGAGAAAAAGCGCAACGAGATTTTGCAGGCGCTGCTGCTTCAACCCAAGCTGGCCATTCTGGACGAAACCGATTCCGGGTTGGACATTGATGCGCTGCACGTGGTTTCGGACGGTGTTAACGCCCTGCGCGCTAAAGATCGAGCCATCTTGATGGTGACTCACTACCAGCGCCTGCTGAACCACATTGTGCCGGACTATGTTCACGTGCTGGCCGATGGAAAAATTGTCAAATCTGGCGGGCGCGAGCTGGCCTATGAGCTTGAAGAGCGCGGCTACGGCTGGCTCAACGTGAAAGACAAAGAAGCCACAGACAGCTAA
- the sufD gene encoding Fe-S cluster assembly protein SufD: MKSAPTLSRVFLEPAGNYLPEPLLELRKKKGMALVDMPLPTRKTENWKYSVRHLKLSDELAVALPSRGKEGTSLSTAGYHVVFRNGVMVPEASDFPDLDGIRIQRFCDLDDQTVAALAERLDNTLDSQTVQMARLNSARFEDGLFIQLDKEAVLDQPLFIIHEVTASSVGSAYPRIYVDAARHSQMTLVEEYISSGSEPVMVNTVTEFVLAEGARITSVRLTLEGESVQHIGATGVRQAAASRFESHCVGFGGPLRRHDLQLRLEGEGAECKLNGVVVTQGKQHYDNHTSIEHIAAHCNSEETYRNIAAGQSHAIFNGRIHIHQDAQKSNANMSNKNLLLSTGAEIDTKPELEIYADDVKCAHGATIGQLNKTSLFYLVSRGVGRREANTLLTIAFINELVEQIPVEAVREAVQFRLNDFFTQTFQEA, from the coding sequence ATGAAGTCAGCACCCACGCTTTCTCGCGTCTTTCTTGAGCCAGCCGGCAACTACCTGCCCGAGCCTTTGCTCGAATTGCGCAAAAAAAAGGGTATGGCTCTGGTGGATATGCCATTGCCGACCCGTAAAACCGAGAACTGGAAGTATTCCGTCCGCCACCTAAAGCTGTCGGATGAGCTTGCCGTTGCCCTCCCCTCTCGTGGCAAGGAAGGCACCAGCCTGTCCACGGCTGGATACCACGTAGTTTTTCGCAACGGCGTAATGGTTCCGGAAGCCAGCGACTTTCCGGATCTTGACGGCATTCGTATTCAGCGGTTCTGCGACCTTGACGACCAAACTGTCGCTGCGCTGGCAGAACGCCTGGACAACACGTTGGACAGCCAAACCGTGCAGATGGCCAGGCTGAACTCCGCCCGGTTTGAGGATGGCCTGTTTATCCAGCTGGACAAAGAAGCCGTTCTCGACCAGCCGCTGTTTATCATCCATGAAGTCACCGCTTCGTCGGTAGGTTCCGCCTATCCGCGGATTTACGTCGATGCGGCAAGGCACAGCCAGATGACGCTGGTAGAAGAGTACATTTCCAGCGGTAGTGAGCCGGTGATGGTTAACACGGTCACTGAATTTGTTCTGGCGGAAGGTGCCCGAATAACCAGCGTGAGGCTTACTCTGGAAGGCGAAAGCGTTCAGCACATCGGTGCAACGGGTGTTCGCCAGGCGGCTGCCTCGCGTTTTGAAAGCCACTGCGTTGGCTTTGGCGGCCCGCTGCGTCGGCACGATCTGCAGTTGCGCCTTGAAGGTGAAGGGGCCGAGTGCAAACTGAACGGTGTCGTGGTCACGCAGGGCAAGCAGCATTATGACAACCACACGTCAATCGAGCACATAGCAGCCCATTGCAACAGCGAAGAAACCTATCGCAACATCGCTGCGGGCCAATCTCATGCGATTTTCAATGGGCGTATCCATATTCATCAGGATGCCCAGAAATCCAACGCCAATATGAGCAACAAGAATCTGTTGCTCTCAACCGGTGCGGAAATCGACACCAAGCCCGAGCTGGAAATTTACGCCGACGACGTAAAATGCGCCCACGGCGCCACCATTGGCCAGCTCAATAAAACCTCGTTGTTTTACCTGGTTTCCCGTGGTGTCGGTCGTCGCGAAGCCAACACGCTGTTGACCATCGCATTTATCAACGAACTGGTTGAACAGATTCCTGTTGAAGCGGTTCGAGAAGCCGTGCAGTTTCGGCTGAATGACTTTTTCACTCAAACGTTTCAGGAGGCGTGA
- a CDS encoding HesB/IscA family protein produces the protein MTTAVFTPTVAVTMTPSAVKHVLKQVNRQAQAKGIRLAIRKSGCSGFKYETQWAEDVAADDKIFHIDGVDVYVKEEHLALVNGIEIDFVTEGVNSVFLFRNPNATAECGCGESFTVS, from the coding sequence ATGACAACCGCAGTATTCACACCAACCGTTGCCGTCACCATGACGCCAAGCGCGGTCAAACACGTGCTTAAACAAGTGAACAGGCAAGCGCAAGCCAAAGGCATTCGCCTGGCCATTCGGAAGAGCGGTTGCTCCGGGTTCAAGTATGAAACCCAATGGGCCGAGGATGTCGCAGCGGACGACAAAATCTTCCATATTGACGGTGTCGATGTTTACGTCAAAGAAGAGCACCTGGCGCTGGTCAACGGTATTGAAATCGATTTCGTGACGGAAGGCGTGAACTCCGTGTTCCTGTTCCGCAATCCGAATGCCACCGCTGAGTGCGGTTGCGGGGAAAGTTTCACCGTCTCTTGA